One genomic segment of Flavobacteriaceae bacterium includes these proteins:
- a CDS encoding YHS domain-containing protein — protein sequence MRLFFTVAFFTISGILFSQQIDYNTKKGYLAIGYDVVSYFVDNKPVKGNKKFQAIHDGVKFKFSSEKNLALFKANPGKYIPQYGGYCAYAMGAKATKVSIDPETYEIRDNKLYLFYNSWGRNTLKIWTKTGPEKLKEQADKNWAEINK from the coding sequence ATGAGATTATTTTTCACCGTTGCTTTTTTTACAATTTCGGGTATTTTATTTTCACAACAAATAGATTATAATACTAAAAAAGGCTATCTCGCAATAGGTTATGATGTCGTTTCTTATTTTGTTGACAATAAGCCTGTAAAAGGGAATAAGAAGTTTCAAGCGATTCACGATGGGGTAAAGTTTAAATTTTCTTCTGAAAAGAATTTAGCACTTTTCAAAGCTAATCCAGGCAAATATATTCCTCAATATGGAGGATATTGTGCTTATGCCATGGGAGCTAAAGCGACAAAAGTATCTATTGATCCGGAAACTTATGAGATCAGAGATAACAAATTATATCTGTTCTATAATTCCTGGGGAAGAAATACATTAAAAATATGGACAAAGACAGGGCCGGAAAAGCTAAAAGAACAAGCGGATAAAAACTGGGCGGAGATCAATAAATAA
- a CDS encoding acyl transferase, with product MQHEIFDIRTPKEFTDCAFRIFRYQFEYNSVYRSFCDLLCIHPSDIKEIADIPFLPIQFFKSHAVVSSQDTIQEIFTSSGTTGNNLSKHLVTDISWYKKSFLKGFEYFYGGIQDYTILALLPNYLERDGSSLIYMVNELILKTKNEKSGFYLNNTDDLIRNLTALDESGQKIILIGVSFALLDLVEKEQFNLKNTVVMETGGMKGRRREMTRIELHSILQKGFGISEIHSEYGMTELLSQGYSKGKGLFECPPWMHILIRDTEDALTLQKTSQTGGVNIIDLANYNSCSFIASQDLGKIHDKGQFEIMGRFDHSDIRGCNLLVL from the coding sequence GCATTTCGTATTTTTAGATATCAGTTTGAGTATAATTCGGTATATCGCTCTTTTTGTGATTTATTATGTATACATCCGTCAGATATAAAAGAAATTGCTGACATTCCGTTTTTACCAATTCAATTTTTCAAATCACATGCTGTCGTTTCTTCTCAGGATACTATTCAAGAAATTTTTACGAGCTCCGGAACTACCGGAAATAATCTTAGCAAACACTTAGTAACGGATATTTCCTGGTATAAAAAAAGCTTCTTAAAGGGATTTGAATATTTCTATGGAGGTATTCAAGACTATACTATTTTGGCTTTATTGCCTAATTATTTGGAACGCGACGGATCATCTTTGATTTATATGGTAAATGAGTTGATTTTAAAAACAAAAAACGAAAAGAGCGGGTTTTATTTAAATAATACGGATGATTTGATTCGAAATTTGACAGCACTGGATGAAAGCGGGCAAAAAATAATACTTATCGGGGTCTCTTTTGCGTTACTTGATTTGGTAGAAAAAGAGCAATTTAATTTAAAAAATACAGTCGTCATGGAAACAGGAGGAATGAAAGGCAGACGAAGGGAAATGACACGTATCGAATTGCACTCCATATTACAAAAAGGGTTTGGAATCTCTGAAATCCATTCGGAATATGGTATGACAGAATTGTTGAGCCAGGGATATTCCAAAGGGAAAGGGCTTTTTGAATGCCCTCCCTGGATGCACATTTTGATTAGAGATACCGAAGATGCTTTGACGCTTCAAAAAACGAGTCAGACGGGAGGGGTTAATATTATTGATTTGGCAAATTACAATTCGTGTTCTTTTATTGCCTCTCAGGATTTGGGAAAAATACATGATAAAGGGCAATTTGAGATTATGGGGCGTTTTGATCATTCGGATATCAGAGGATGTAATTTATTAGTTCTGTAA
- the purD gene encoding phosphoribosylamine--glycine ligase, translating to MNILILGSGGREHAFALKLSQSSQINQLFIAPGNAGTQELGVNINVSPTDFAAIKKIVLANDVHMVVVGPEVPLVKGIHDYFLADDELKNIAVIGPKKDGALLEGSKNFSKQFMQKYHIPTAGYQSFTSENLQEGKQFLERLNPPYVLKADGLAAGKGVLILHSPEEAKSELEEMLSKQKFGEASSAVVIEEFLDGIELSVFVLTDGIHYKILPSAKDYKRIGEGDTGLNTGGMGAISPVPFADQDFLNKIEKQIIKPTIDGLQKEGIDYRGFIFIGLMNVSENPFVVEYNVRMGDPEAEVVLPRITSDLYDLLDGVANQTLYEKSYEVTAQVATTVMLVSGGYPEAYEKGKEISGLNAITDAIVYHAGTTWKENRVQTNGGRVLAITSLGDTMQEALAKSYAGIDKVSFEKMNYRKDIGFDLG from the coding sequence ATGAATATTCTTATTTTAGGTTCCGGTGGCAGAGAACATGCATTTGCCTTAAAATTATCTCAAAGCAGCCAAATAAATCAATTATTTATTGCTCCGGGAAATGCCGGAACACAAGAATTGGGGGTGAATATAAATGTTAGCCCCACAGATTTTGCAGCTATTAAGAAAATAGTCTTGGCAAATGATGTACATATGGTAGTTGTAGGACCGGAAGTCCCTTTGGTAAAAGGAATCCATGATTATTTTCTGGCTGATGACGAATTAAAAAACATCGCCGTAATTGGCCCTAAAAAAGACGGGGCTTTACTAGAAGGGAGCAAAAACTTTTCCAAACAATTTATGCAGAAATATCATATCCCTACAGCCGGATATCAGTCATTTACCTCAGAAAATTTACAAGAAGGAAAACAATTTTTAGAAAGATTAAATCCACCATACGTGTTAAAAGCAGATGGTTTGGCAGCAGGAAAAGGAGTATTGATATTACATTCTCCGGAAGAAGCAAAATCAGAACTGGAAGAAATGCTTTCCAAACAAAAATTTGGGGAAGCCTCCTCAGCAGTAGTTATTGAAGAATTTTTAGACGGAATTGAATTATCCGTATTTGTACTCACAGATGGGATACACTATAAAATACTTCCCTCGGCAAAAGATTATAAAAGGATAGGAGAAGGAGATACGGGATTAAACACCGGAGGAATGGGAGCGATCTCTCCGGTTCCTTTCGCAGATCAGGATTTTTTAAATAAAATAGAAAAACAAATCATAAAACCGACAATCGATGGCTTGCAAAAAGAAGGTATCGATTATAGAGGATTTATTTTTATAGGCCTGATGAATGTAAGCGAAAACCCTTTTGTTGTCGAATATAACGTACGAATGGGAGATCCGGAAGCAGAAGTGGTATTGCCCAGAATTACTTCCGATTTATATGATTTGTTGGACGGGGTAGCAAATCAAACATTATACGAAAAATCATATGAAGTAACTGCACAGGTAGCAACTACAGTGATGTTGGTTTCGGGTGGATATCCGGAAGCATATGAAAAAGGGAAAGAGATTTCCGGTTTAAATGCAATTACGGATGCTATTGTATACCATGCCGGAACAACTTGGAAAGAAAATAGAGTACAAACCAACGGAGGCAGAGTATTGGCAATTACCTCGCTTGGAGATACCATGCAAGAAGCATTAGCCAAATCGTATGCCGGTATAGATAAAGTTTCATTTGAAAAAATGAATTACCGAAAAGATATAGGCTTTGATCTGGGATAA